From Pseudomonadota bacterium, one genomic window encodes:
- the coxB gene encoding cytochrome c oxidase subunit II, with the protein MLHAKSQVARLLAGVAALAALFVAPAAFAAWDLNMPKGVTELSDDIWNLHMLIFWVCVAIAVVVFGAMFYSIFKFQKAKGAVPGNFNHSTTLEIVWTAVPVIILVAMAIPSARMLVKMEDTRDPDLTVKVTGYQWKWAYEYLDDEFQYFSNIDSLSNQIRQLDSGMDPSEHEHYLRDVDEPMVVPVGAKVRVLITASDVIHAWWVPEIARKKDAIPGFINEFWFRVEQPGVYRGQCAELCGRDHGFMPVVVDARSPEDYLEWVNERRVLAGLPPRPTSDATVAAASE; encoded by the coding sequence ATGTTACACGCCAAGAGCCAGGTGGCTCGCCTACTCGCCGGTGTCGCCGCGCTGGCCGCCCTGTTCGTCGCGCCAGCGGCTTTCGCGGCCTGGGATCTGAACATGCCCAAGGGCGTGACGGAGCTCAGCGACGACATCTGGAACCTGCACATGCTGATCTTCTGGGTGTGTGTCGCCATCGCCGTGGTCGTCTTCGGTGCCATGTTCTACTCGATCTTCAAGTTTCAGAAGGCGAAGGGCGCAGTGCCCGGCAACTTCAATCACAGCACCACGCTCGAGATCGTCTGGACCGCCGTTCCGGTCATCATTCTCGTCGCCATGGCCATCCCGTCGGCGCGCATGCTGGTGAAGATGGAGGACACCCGTGACCCTGACCTCACCGTGAAGGTCACCGGGTATCAGTGGAAGTGGGCGTACGAATACCTCGACGATGAGTTCCAGTACTTCAGCAACATCGATTCGCTGTCGAACCAGATCCGCCAGCTCGACTCCGGTATGGATCCGAGCGAGCACGAGCACTATCTGCGCGATGTGGACGAGCCGATGGTGGTGCCGGTGGGCGCCAAGGTGCGCGTGCTGATCACGGCGAGCGACGTGATCCACGCTTGGTGGGTGCCTGAGATCGCGCGCAAGAAGGACGCTATCCCCGGCTTCATCAACGAGTTCTGGTTCCGCGTGGAGCAGCCCGGTGTCTACCGCGGCCAGTGCGCCGAACTGTGCGGCCGCGACCACGGCTTCATGCCCGTGGTGGTCGATGCGCGCTCCCCCGAGGACTACCTCGAGTGGGTGAACGAGCGCCGCGTGCTTGCCGGCCTGCCGCCCCGTCCCACGTCTGACGCCACCGTGGCGGCTGCGTCCGAATAA
- a CDS encoding chorismate lyase: MAEDHTGFPVGPFGDLLSFEGSLTEELTRLGRGDFHLQLIAQDFFPEDASDALLTHEDGDCWLPGLCREVLMYVGGSASVAARTLVPESTARAQGWLGELGGRSLGHALFERDDVTRSPFEFAPCTYRGDVVQRILSLAPQALEAEHSPLWARRSRFLVGDHPLLVMEVFLPPASALAHAMPTVGASR; encoded by the coding sequence TTGGCTGAGGACCACACCGGCTTCCCCGTGGGGCCCTTCGGCGATCTGCTGAGCTTCGAAGGCTCGCTCACCGAGGAGCTCACCCGTCTTGGCCGGGGCGACTTTCACCTGCAGCTGATCGCTCAGGACTTTTTCCCGGAAGACGCGAGCGATGCGCTCCTCACCCATGAGGACGGCGATTGCTGGCTGCCCGGTCTGTGCCGTGAGGTGTTGATGTACGTCGGCGGTAGCGCGAGCGTCGCAGCACGAACGCTGGTGCCCGAGAGCACGGCGCGGGCCCAGGGATGGCTCGGCGAGCTGGGCGGCCGCTCCCTCGGCCACGCCTTGTTCGAGCGGGACGACGTGACGCGCTCGCCCTTCGAATTTGCGCCCTGCACCTATCGAGGCGATGTGGTGCAGCGAATCCTGTCGCTCGCGCCGCAGGCGCTCGAGGCCGAGCACAGCCCGCTCTGGGCGCGTCGTTCGCGCTTCCTGGTCGGCGACCATCCCCTGCTCGTGATGGAGGTGTTCCTGCCTCCCGCCAGCGCCCTGGCGCACGCCATGCCCACCGTGGGCGCGTCGCGCTGA
- a CDS encoding methyltransferase domain-containing protein encodes MNATTETPSPAALDRRAQRRFHERHAGTAAKADPLSARAREELIERLELIPLNPSRIVDVGAGDGEAARALAQRYPKARVVALDHAPARCANARRRRGWRRRYEVVHGDLQALPFADGSVDLIFANLVLQDCVPPDAALRECRRVLRPGSGLLTFATLGPATLGELREAWRAVDPVCDAHVHDFVDMHDLGEALGRCGLREPVLDVDRLQLTYSTLDALCRELRLAGAACALASRRRSLTGAGRVRALREHCRARADGDGRLRITAELVFGHAWASPAPASNGPPGIDSGPDGAVAIPLTSVGRRS; translated from the coding sequence ATGAATGCCACCACCGAAACGCCCTCGCCCGCCGCCCTGGATCGTCGCGCCCAGCGGCGTTTTCATGAGCGCCACGCGGGCACGGCAGCAAAGGCCGACCCCCTCAGCGCCCGGGCCCGTGAGGAGCTCATCGAGCGACTCGAGCTCATCCCCTTGAACCCGAGCCGCATCGTCGACGTGGGAGCGGGTGATGGGGAGGCGGCTCGGGCGCTGGCGCAGCGCTATCCGAAGGCGCGGGTGGTCGCCCTCGATCACGCGCCTGCGCGCTGCGCCAACGCGCGGCGCCGTCGCGGCTGGCGGCGGCGCTACGAGGTGGTGCACGGCGACCTGCAGGCCCTGCCCTTCGCCGACGGCAGCGTCGACCTGATCTTCGCCAACCTGGTGCTGCAGGACTGCGTGCCGCCCGACGCCGCCCTGCGCGAGTGTCGCCGCGTGCTGCGGCCAGGCAGCGGGCTGCTGACCTTCGCCACCCTGGGGCCGGCGACCCTGGGCGAGCTGCGCGAGGCCTGGCGCGCCGTCGATCCCGTTTGCGACGCGCACGTACACGACTTCGTGGACATGCACGACCTCGGCGAGGCGCTCGGGCGCTGTGGCTTGCGCGAGCCCGTGCTCGATGTCGACCGCCTGCAGCTCACCTACTCCACCCTCGACGCGCTCTGTCGTGAGCTGCGACTGGCCGGGGCAGCGTGCGCGCTGGCGTCGCGTCGGCGATCGCTGACGGGCGCGGGCCGTGTGCGCGCCCTGCGCGAGCACTGCCGTGCGCGTGCCGATGGGGACGGCCGTTTGCGCATTACTGCGGAGCTCGTCTTCGGCCATGCCTGGGCCTCGCCCGCACCGGCCTCCAATGGGCCTCCTGGCATCGATTCCGGCCCCGATGGGGCAGTCGCGATACCACTGACGAGTGTCGGCCGGCGATCATGA
- a CDS encoding COX15/CtaA family protein, translating into MLFHRLSQLAAALALLVVVLGAWVRLTDAGLGCPDWPGCYGLIGVPTAEHEVAQANAAFPERPVEQGKAWREMIHRYLASTLGLLVVTLAGMAVARRRRDPQQPLILPLALVGLVIAQGILGMLTVTLLLKPVVVMGHLLGGMSTLVLLWLLALRSAPVARAAGGSVALAPALRTLSLVAVAVVFMQIALGGWTSTNYAAMACPDFPTCQAQWWPEADFGEGFVLWRGLGVNYEGGVLDGPARTAIHLAHRIGAVLTLLTVGGIALFALLRGRAGAVRASAAVTLAVLAAQLSLGIVIVLKMLPLGLAVGHNLTAALLFLSVVSLAHYTWRARVPALVSERVKAMEELPSMGALAGRGAMS; encoded by the coding sequence ATGTTGTTCCATCGTTTGAGCCAATTGGCCGCCGCCCTAGCGCTGCTCGTGGTGGTGCTGGGCGCGTGGGTGCGTCTTACGGATGCGGGGCTGGGCTGCCCGGACTGGCCTGGCTGCTACGGCCTTATCGGTGTGCCGACCGCGGAGCACGAGGTGGCGCAAGCGAACGCTGCGTTCCCCGAGCGACCCGTCGAGCAGGGCAAGGCCTGGCGCGAGATGATCCACCGCTACCTGGCATCCACCTTAGGTCTGCTCGTGGTCACGCTCGCCGGCATGGCGGTGGCGCGCCGTCGCCGCGATCCGCAGCAGCCGCTCATCCTGCCCCTCGCGCTGGTGGGGCTAGTGATCGCCCAGGGCATCCTCGGCATGCTCACGGTGACCCTGTTGCTGAAGCCCGTGGTGGTGATGGGGCACCTGCTCGGTGGCATGAGCACGCTCGTCTTGCTATGGCTGCTAGCCCTGCGTAGCGCCCCGGTCGCGCGAGCCGCCGGCGGTTCTGTGGCGCTGGCGCCCGCGCTGCGCACGCTGTCGCTGGTCGCCGTGGCGGTGGTGTTCATGCAGATCGCCCTCGGCGGCTGGACCAGCACCAACTACGCCGCCATGGCGTGCCCGGACTTCCCGACCTGCCAGGCCCAATGGTGGCCCGAGGCGGACTTCGGCGAGGGCTTCGTGCTCTGGCGGGGCCTCGGGGTCAACTACGAAGGCGGCGTGCTGGACGGGCCGGCGCGCACGGCGATCCACCTGGCGCACCGTATCGGCGCCGTGCTCACGTTGTTGACCGTGGGCGGTATCGCGTTGTTTGCGCTCCTGCGCGGCCGCGCGGGCGCCGTGCGGGCGAGTGCTGCAGTAACCCTGGCGGTCCTGGCAGCGCAGCTCTCCCTAGGGATAGTCATCGTGCTGAAGATGCTGCCCTTGGGGCTTGCCGTGGGCCACAACCTCACGGCGGCATTGCTCTTTTTGAGCGTGGTGTCGCTCGCCCATTACACCTGGCGCGCCCGCGTACCGGCGTTGGTGAGCGAACGGGTGAAAGCGATGGAGGAGTTACCATCGATGGGTGCCCTGGCCGGTAGAGGAGCGATGTCATGA
- a CDS encoding cytochrome c oxidase assembly protein, whose translation MDSQDQRPTARENARSARVLTAKLALMVVSMFAFGYLLVPIYSVFCDITGLGGKTGDRAEQVVEAPDLDRLVTLEFVASVNEAAPWRFKPVEAKIQVHPGKLYTADFIAENLAGVDRIGQAVPSVSPGHAARYLRKTECFCFEQQEFQAGEELVMPVRFIIDPALPDYVDTLSLSYTFFDVTRVASSH comes from the coding sequence ATGGATTCGCAAGACCAGCGGCCGACTGCACGCGAGAACGCCAGGAGTGCTCGCGTGCTCACGGCCAAGCTCGCGCTCATGGTGGTCTCCATGTTCGCCTTCGGCTATCTGCTGGTGCCAATCTACAGCGTGTTCTGCGACATCACGGGCCTCGGCGGCAAGACCGGCGACCGTGCTGAGCAGGTGGTCGAAGCGCCGGATCTGGATCGCCTCGTCACCCTGGAGTTCGTGGCGTCCGTCAACGAGGCCGCGCCGTGGCGCTTCAAGCCCGTGGAGGCCAAGATCCAGGTGCATCCCGGCAAGCTCTACACGGCGGACTTCATCGCCGAGAACCTCGCCGGTGTCGATCGCATCGGCCAGGCCGTGCCGAGCGTCTCGCCGGGTCATGCGGCCCGCTACCTGCGCAAGACCGAGTGCTTCTGCTTCGAACAGCAGGAGTTCCAGGCGGGCGAAGAGCTGGTGATGCCCGTTCGCTTCATCATCGATCCGGCGCTGCCGGACTACGTGGATACGCTAAGCCTCTCGTACACGTTCTTCGACGTGACGCGGGTGGCATCGAGTCACTGA
- a CDS encoding twin transmembrane helix small protein, with product MRLLVLIILLGIVGSLGSALFSLARDAGKTDATLKALKIRIGLSVGLFALLFLLYWAGIIQPNANALG from the coding sequence ATGCGCTTACTCGTCCTCATCATCCTGCTGGGAATCGTCGGCAGCTTGGGGTCAGCGCTGTTCTCCCTTGCCCGCGACGCCGGCAAGACCGACGCCACCCTGAAAGCACTGAAGATCCGCATCGGCCTGTCCGTCGGCCTCTTCGCGCTGCTGTTCCTGCTCTACTGGGCGGGGATCATCCAGCCCAACGCCAACGCGCTCGGTTAG
- a CDS encoding SURF1 family protein — MGLKVGNRRFAPGLWPTLAVALLLPAFLWLGNWQLDRAAFKRERLAAFEAAEPSDVLSMSQVVRDRVDAADGVGVRHVVAEGAYDPGQQIFLEQMNHGGKAGFYVLTPMRLADARERWVMINRGWVERDYAAEALPSLPALDDEPRELRGILKGLPVPGLRVASAVPSASDLTFPLAMLYPRADDLEQVLGGPVYDGMVLLDRAAPDGFVREWQPRIDGPQKHMGYAVQWFSFAGTLLVLYLILNFKPADRAAPSAAVRRAAG; from the coding sequence GTGGGGCTGAAGGTCGGCAATCGACGCTTCGCGCCCGGCCTGTGGCCGACGCTTGCCGTCGCGTTGCTGCTGCCTGCGTTCCTGTGGCTGGGCAACTGGCAACTCGATCGCGCGGCCTTCAAACGTGAGCGCCTCGCCGCCTTCGAAGCGGCCGAGCCCAGTGACGTGCTCTCGATGTCGCAGGTGGTGCGGGACCGGGTCGATGCCGCCGACGGCGTGGGCGTGCGACACGTCGTGGCCGAGGGCGCCTACGATCCGGGTCAGCAGATCTTCCTCGAGCAGATGAACCACGGCGGCAAGGCGGGCTTCTACGTGCTCACGCCGATGCGCCTCGCCGACGCGCGCGAGCGCTGGGTGATGATCAACCGCGGTTGGGTGGAGCGCGACTACGCCGCCGAGGCCCTACCGTCCCTGCCCGCCCTCGATGATGAGCCTCGAGAGTTGCGCGGCATCTTGAAGGGCTTGCCCGTGCCAGGGCTGCGCGTCGCCTCCGCCGTGCCTTCCGCTTCAGACCTTACGTTTCCCTTAGCGATGCTATATCCCCGAGCCGACGACCTCGAGCAGGTGCTCGGTGGGCCCGTCTACGACGGTATGGTGTTGCTCGATCGTGCGGCGCCGGACGGCTTCGTCCGCGAGTGGCAGCCGCGCATCGACGGGCCGCAAAAACACATGGGCTACGCCGTGCAGTGGTTCTCCTTCGCGGGCACGTTGCTGGTCCTCTATCTGATTCTTAACTTCAAGCCCGCGGATCGGGCGGCGCCCAGCGCTGCCGTTCGCCGTGCGGCGGGGTAA
- a CDS encoding DUF2244 domain-containing protein translates to MTDRPSPPSTTSVVISGNNSLTARDSLLFYGTVLGMTTLISGGWALLGYWPVLPFAGLELALLGGALYLMHRRASYRELLVISPEEVRLERGRPRDREVLEWPSPWTRVELAAESAPGSRRRSRLLIVSSGKRTEIAAMITEQERRALHKRLRELLAQARADAAATTMPRDDQVGSG, encoded by the coding sequence ATGACCGACCGTCCGTCGCCGCCGTCCACCACCTCGGTGGTGATCAGCGGCAACAACTCCCTGACCGCCCGCGACAGCCTCCTGTTTTACGGCACTGTTTTGGGAATGACGACGTTGATTTCGGGTGGTTGGGCACTGCTTGGGTACTGGCCCGTGCTGCCCTTCGCTGGCCTCGAACTCGCCCTGCTGGGCGGCGCCCTGTATCTGATGCACCGGCGCGCCAGCTACCGCGAGTTGTTGGTGATTTCGCCTGAGGAGGTGCGCCTGGAGCGTGGCCGACCCCGCGATCGCGAAGTGCTCGAGTGGCCGAGTCCGTGGACCCGCGTCGAACTCGCCGCAGAGTCCGCGCCAGGCAGTCGGCGCCGCTCCCGGTTGCTCATCGTGTCCTCCGGCAAGCGTACGGAAATCGCCGCGATGATCACCGAACAGGAGCGCCGCGCCCTGCACAAGCGCCTACGGGAGCTGTTGGCGCAGGCGCGCGCTGATGCGGCGGCCACGACCATGCCTAGGGACGACCAAGTCGGCTCTGGCTAA
- the ctaD gene encoding cytochrome c oxidase subunit I: MSSNPGVIDGAHDDHHDDHGPAKGIMRWITTTNHKDIGTLYLLFSLVMFFVGGAMAMVIRAELFQPGIQLVDPGFFNQMTTMHALIMIFGAVMPAFVGLANWMIPMMIGAPDMALPRMNNWSFWILPFAFSTLLLTLLLPGGAPAGGWTMYPPLVLQTGDAFPFLIFAVHLAGFSSIMGAINIIVTIMNMRAPGMELLKMPLFVWAWLITAYLLVLAMPVLAGAVTMLLTDQYFGTRFFNAAGGGDPVMFQHIFWFFGHPEVYIMILPAFGIVSEIIPTFSRKKLFGYESMVYATASIAFLSFIVWAHHMFTVGMPLSGQLFFMLTTMMIAVPTGVKVFNWISTMWKGSLTFETPMLFALAFLFLFTIGGFSGLMLAIAPVDFQYHDTYFVVAHFHYVLVPGAVFSIMAAAYYWLPKWTGNMYNEKLGKLHFWLSAIFVNVLFFPQHFLGLAGMPRRIPDYPTEFTDWNVISSIGAFGFGLSQLLFAYIVISCIRGGEKATSQVWEGATSLEWTLPSPPPYHSFEEAPDIK; encoded by the coding sequence ATGAGCAGCAACCCGGGCGTCATCGACGGCGCACACGACGACCACCACGACGACCATGGCCCTGCCAAGGGCATCATGCGTTGGATCACGACTACCAACCACAAGGACATCGGCACGCTGTACCTGCTGTTCAGCCTCGTCATGTTCTTCGTCGGCGGCGCCATGGCCATGGTCATTCGCGCCGAGCTGTTCCAACCGGGCATCCAGCTGGTCGACCCTGGTTTCTTCAACCAGATGACTACCATGCACGCGCTCATCATGATTTTCGGTGCGGTGATGCCGGCCTTCGTGGGCCTCGCCAACTGGATGATCCCGATGATGATCGGCGCGCCGGACATGGCCCTGCCGCGCATGAATAACTGGAGTTTCTGGATTCTGCCCTTCGCCTTCTCCACGCTCCTGCTCACGCTGCTGTTGCCGGGCGGCGCCCCCGCCGGCGGTTGGACCATGTACCCGCCGTTGGTGCTGCAGACCGGTGATGCCTTCCCGTTCCTGATCTTCGCCGTCCACCTGGCCGGCTTCTCCTCGATCATGGGCGCGATCAACATCATCGTGACCATCATGAACATGCGCGCCCCGGGCATGGAACTGCTGAAGATGCCGCTCTTCGTCTGGGCCTGGCTGATCACCGCCTACCTGCTCGTACTGGCCATGCCGGTGCTCGCCGGTGCGGTGACCATGCTGCTCACGGATCAGTACTTCGGTACGCGCTTCTTCAACGCCGCCGGCGGTGGTGACCCGGTCATGTTCCAGCACATCTTCTGGTTCTTCGGGCACCCCGAGGTGTACATCATGATCCTGCCGGCCTTCGGCATCGTGTCCGAGATCATCCCGACGTTCTCGCGCAAGAAGCTGTTCGGCTACGAATCCATGGTGTACGCCACGGCGTCCATCGCCTTCCTGTCGTTCATCGTATGGGCGCACCACATGTTCACGGTGGGCATGCCGCTCTCGGGTCAGCTGTTCTTCATGCTGACGACGATGATGATCGCCGTGCCCACGGGCGTGAAGGTGTTCAACTGGATCTCCACCATGTGGAAGGGCTCGCTCACCTTCGAGACGCCGATGCTCTTCGCCCTGGCGTTCCTGTTCCTGTTCACCATCGGTGGTTTCTCGGGCCTGATGCTCGCCATCGCTCCGGTCGACTTCCAGTACCACGACACCTACTTCGTGGTGGCCCACTTCCACTACGTGCTGGTGCCGGGGGCCGTGTTCTCGATCATGGCGGCGGCCTACTACTGGCTACCGAAGTGGACGGGCAACATGTACAACGAGAAGCTCGGCAAGCTGCACTTCTGGCTGTCGGCGATCTTCGTCAACGTGCTGTTCTTCCCTCAGCACTTCTTGGGTCTTGCCGGCATGCCGCGACGCATTCCGGACTACCCGACGGAGTTCACCGACTGGAACGTCATCTCCTCTATCGGTGCCTTCGGCTTCGGCCTGTCGCAGCTGCTGTTCGCGTACATCGTGATCAGCTGCATCCGCGGCGGTGAGAAGGCGACGAGCCAGGTGTGGGAAGGCGCGACGAGCCTCGAGTGGACCTTACCGTCTCCGCCGCCCTACCACTCCTTCGAAGAGGCGCCGGACATCAAGTGA
- the ubiA gene encoding 4-hydroxybenzoate octaprenyltransferase yields the protein MVAPTAAAPPPAGSGAWWRAWLRLIRFDRPIGTLLVLWPTLWGLWLASEGEPDPLVFAVFMAGVFLMRSAGCAINDFADRRIDGHVARTQGRPLATGELTASTALWTAVVLTLIAFGLVLLMNPLTIALSVVAAFLAGSYPFTKRITHLPQFYLGVAFGWAVPMAFAAQTGQVPALAWIVFAAVVLWAAAYDTMYAMVDREDDLAIGVKSTAVLFGRFDVLIVTALLCAVIGVLLAAGVLAGRGGWFYGGMAVAAGQALYQVRLIRSRDPQPCFKAFLSNDAFGRFVFIGLALDYLFS from the coding sequence ATGGTAGCGCCTACCGCCGCCGCACCTCCGCCCGCCGGGTCCGGCGCCTGGTGGCGAGCGTGGTTGCGCTTGATTCGCTTCGACCGGCCGATAGGCACCTTGCTGGTGCTCTGGCCCACGCTCTGGGGGCTCTGGCTGGCGAGCGAGGGCGAGCCCGATCCGCTGGTCTTTGCCGTCTTCATGGCGGGAGTATTCCTGATGCGGTCGGCAGGGTGTGCGATCAACGATTTCGCTGACCGTCGCATCGATGGCCACGTCGCCCGCACCCAGGGCAGACCGCTCGCTACGGGGGAGCTGACCGCGTCCACGGCCTTGTGGACCGCCGTGGTCCTCACCCTGATCGCCTTCGGCCTCGTCTTGCTGATGAATCCGTTAACTATTGCCCTATCCGTGGTGGCCGCTTTTCTGGCCGGCAGCTACCCCTTTACCAAGCGCATCACCCATCTGCCCCAGTTCTATCTGGGCGTAGCTTTCGGTTGGGCGGTGCCGATGGCCTTCGCGGCACAGACCGGGCAGGTGCCCGCGCTGGCCTGGATTGTCTTCGCGGCCGTGGTGCTGTGGGCAGCGGCGTACGACACGATGTACGCGATGGTCGATCGGGAGGACGACTTGGCGATCGGTGTGAAGTCGACCGCGGTGCTCTTCGGTCGCTTCGATGTGCTCATCGTCACCGCCTTGCTGTGTGCGGTGATCGGTGTGCTGTTGGCGGCGGGGGTGCTCGCCGGTCGCGGCGGATGGTTCTACGGCGGGATGGCAGTTGCCGCGGGTCAGGCCCTCTACCAGGTGCGCTTGATTCGCTCCCGCGACCCGCAGCCGTGCTTCAAGGCCTTCCTCTCGAACGATGCCTTCGGCCGCTTCGTGTTCATCGGTCTGGCCCTGGACTACCTCTTCAGCTGA
- a CDS encoding cytochrome c oxidase subunit 3, with protein MATANQDKYYVPHGSHWPIVGSLGLFCLAIGSAMALNNAAGGAMLAYLGVATIICMLFGWFGTVINESVNNFYNAQVDRSFRQGMIWFIASEVFFFAAFFGALLYARQMSLPWLSGEANNLFTNLLLWPGFENEWPSNGPGIVGGEFEAMAGTGLPAINTLILLTSGVTVTIAHHALKHGNRQLLNMTLAATVALGFIFVGLQISEYKEAYGHMNLTLGSGIYGSTFYMLTGFHGLHVTLGAIMLLVVLLRCFKGHFTEENHFAFEAAAWYWHFVDVVWLGLYVFVYWL; from the coding sequence ATGGCCACCGCTAACCAGGATAAATACTACGTGCCCCACGGCAGCCATTGGCCGATCGTGGGATCCTTGGGGCTGTTCTGCCTCGCCATCGGCTCCGCCATGGCGCTGAACAACGCCGCCGGGGGCGCGATGCTCGCCTACCTTGGCGTCGCGACCATCATCTGCATGCTCTTCGGGTGGTTCGGCACCGTCATCAACGAGAGCGTGAACAACTTCTACAACGCGCAGGTGGACCGGTCCTTCCGTCAGGGAATGATCTGGTTCATCGCGTCCGAGGTGTTCTTCTTCGCGGCCTTCTTCGGCGCCCTGCTCTACGCGCGACAGATGTCCCTGCCCTGGCTGTCCGGTGAGGCGAACAATCTCTTCACCAACCTGCTGCTGTGGCCGGGCTTTGAGAATGAGTGGCCGAGCAACGGACCGGGCATCGTGGGCGGTGAGTTCGAAGCCATGGCGGGCACGGGGCTGCCGGCGATCAACACCCTCATCCTGCTCACCAGCGGCGTGACGGTGACCATCGCCCACCACGCCTTGAAGCACGGCAACCGCCAACTCTTGAACATGACCCTGGCCGCCACCGTGGCCCTCGGGTTCATCTTCGTGGGTCTGCAGATCTCCGAGTACAAGGAAGCCTACGGGCACATGAACCTGACCCTCGGCAGCGGCATCTACGGCTCCACCTTCTACATGCTCACCGGGTTCCACGGTCTGCACGTGACCCTCGGGGCGATCATGCTGCTGGTGGTGCTCCTGCGCTGCTTCAAGGGGCACTTCACGGAGGAGAACCACTTCGCCTTCGAAGCGGCCGCCTGGTACTGGCACTTCGTGGACGTGGTGTGGCTCGGCCTCTACGTCTTCGTCTACTGGCTCTGA
- a CDS encoding double zinc ribbon domain-containing protein yields MTSPTRTPAPLLERLLDLLAPRRCLVCGLVLPPPNGGELGQVCEPCTHELPWNVAACGLCAAPVASREEVAACLACELAPPQWDRAVAALRYAPPVDAMIQRLKFQGRLGEGECLASALALALVDASAAEYSWPALITAVPMHPLRRARRGFNHAAFIADTLARALPSPIQTDFRSLRRTRWTPAQATLDRAARHANLVDGVRWHGPPPPAHVAVVDDVLTTGATAAAVTRALRQAGAEEVEIWACARAGHTGAAALS; encoded by the coding sequence ATGACATCGCCCACGCGCACCCCCGCCCCGCTACTCGAACGCTTGCTCGATTTGCTCGCGCCACGTCGATGCCTCGTCTGCGGGCTTGTGCTGCCGCCCCCAAACGGCGGCGAACTCGGGCAGGTGTGCGAGCCGTGCACCCACGAGCTGCCGTGGAATGTGGCGGCCTGCGGCCTGTGTGCCGCCCCCGTAGCTTCGCGGGAGGAGGTCGCGGCCTGCCTCGCCTGTGAACTGGCGCCGCCGCAGTGGGATCGCGCAGTCGCGGCCCTGCGCTACGCGCCGCCGGTGGACGCCATGATCCAGCGCCTCAAATTCCAGGGCCGCCTGGGCGAAGGGGAATGCCTGGCGAGCGCGCTGGCCCTGGCGCTGGTCGACGCGTCCGCCGCCGAGTACAGCTGGCCCGCCCTGATCACCGCCGTGCCCATGCACCCGCTCAGGCGCGCGCGGCGCGGCTTCAACCACGCCGCCTTCATCGCCGACACCCTAGCGCGCGCCCTGCCCTCCCCCATCCAGACCGATTTCCGCTCCCTCCGCCGCACGCGCTGGACCCCGGCCCAGGCCACGCTGGACCGCGCCGCTCGCCACGCCAACCTGGTGGACGGCGTGCGCTGGCACGGCCCGCCACCGCCGGCCCACGTGGCCGTCGTGGATGACGTCCTCACGACGGGCGCAACGGCCGCCGCCGTCACCCGCGCCCTTCGCCAGGCGGGCGCCGAAGAGGTGGAGATCTGGGCGTGCGCGCGGGCAGGACACACCGGGGCAGCGGCGCTCAGCTGA